Genomic DNA from Prunus persica cultivar Lovell chromosome G1, Prunus_persica_NCBIv2, whole genome shotgun sequence:
GGGAGACCAATGGATGAATGATTGCTTGATAGTATATCTTGAAAAAGACATATTTAATAGTATTGATAATGAGCTTATTGGGcaacattttcaaaatatgaaaagtcGTCGAGGACAATtgtaaatttacttattaCACAATGCTATTAATATTCTAAGCTTATTAGACAATGCTATTAATATTCTAAgtatgaaatattttttgtttggctATATATCGGTTGGAATTTTTGTTagagagattcactattatacctaTATAGGAgctcaaattattaaaaaaatcttatatgaaatggactttagaaacatactcaaagcccatttacaatataacaaaaatacttttaacttcttttacaTTACAAAAATTGccattgattttttaaaacaaactcaaccacaaaacctcataaaaaagcccaaaacactcaatagagcatcaaagtaatttaatgatcaaaattaaattcaatggGGCCagctgtcttttttttttttattatagaaattaaatggtgtagggAGTATTTATagtattagtgctaagaatgggtatatgactaaatatctcttttttttaagcCCCCAGATGAACGAAAGTCTGGGTCCGCCACTGCCTGTCCAGTTTTTCTCAATCAACTCAACCGTATGTTCTACATTAGGGATTTGAAGAGTTGTTTGTCTGTCACGATTGTTGTCTCCCCACTCGAATTATATTATCTCAGCCTTCAAATATATCACATTACCCAGGATGCGATGATTTCATCAGCTTACTCTCTCTTCTATATAAGTGTAAGGACCTAAGTAGTTTTTTCAACATCAATTTGCAGTCTAGCACTAAGTACACTCCATCCTCCTATCCTATTATTTACGTTTACTTCTTTTTGTGAAAATGTCTAGCAATCATGGTAAGGTAGAGACTGATGTTGAAATCAAGGCTCCTGCTACCAAGATCCATGAAGTGTTGACACACAGACCACACCACATATCCAATATCAGCCCTAACAACATTCAGGGTTGTGATTTACTTGAAGGTGAATGGGGCACCGTCGGCTCTGTGGTCTACTGGAATTATTTCCATGGTAAGTAAGCCTCCCTATAGCTTCAATTAACatcaattatattatatattatgttCATGTCGTTTGATgttaatttctttcttcaactATTATTAATTGTTATGCAGATGGGAAAGCTAAAGTTTCCAAGCAGTTGATTGAAGCCATAGACGCTGAAAAGAATCTGATCACTTTCAAAGTGATCGAAGGAGATCTGCTGGAGCATTACAAGAGCTTCAAGATGACCTTTCATGCCACTCCAAAAGCTCATGGTCAGGGCAGCATCGTCCATTGGACTATGGAGTATGAGAAGCATCATGGTGATATTGAGGACCCACATACCTTGCTCCAGTTTGCAGTTGATGTCTCCAAAGATGTCGATGCTCATCTTACAAGTGCCCAggcataattaattataatcgAAGGCTTGATTGAGGCGGGCTTATAGGATCATCTGTGATTCTGTGTGCTTCCTATATATCTACTATCCATTTGCTTTCTTGCTGCAGAAATAAACGCCTTCAATCAATGTTTGTATCTTAAGTCTGCGTGGGCACTGGCCAACCTGAAACTTTCATTTACTTGTGTTTGCCGTCCTTATATGATATGGGCTAtgtatcttttattaattccaAGTTGGGGCTTTACCCATATAAAGCCATATTTCTACATACTCTTGAAATGTGTTTCTACATCTCTAATGCCCTCAATTGATCTAGCCACTCcagttcaaatttttcttctcttgttaatttaaaaataaatatatgtaacATCTCTCATCCACTCATCATGGAGCGAGACATAATTTGTGCGATTTTATGTAAGACTTATATCTATCTAATATGAGAGAATAGGAACCAACACCCCACacaaaccaaatgaaaaatagAGTTAGGTTATGGAGACAAGATAAGTAAGTTATCAAGACAGAATTATTACACGGAGATAGATGCATAAATCCTCATAGTCCCTCATAATTTGTCATTCAatacttaattaatatgagCTTAGTCAAGTTGGTTAGAGTGGATGTGTTGATCCTCATTATGCATTCGAGTTCGATCCCCCTCTTCGTAGTCTATattagattaaagtagaatatcatttgtataaataaaaaaaattaaaaaaatttccatttttgcAAATTTAGAGagtacacaccaagaattctatagtgagggcatTATATATGGCCCTCAAATAAGTTAGCATGATCCAATGATTAAAAGATATAACATTACCTAATGACCATATATAAGGCTCTCACTATCGAATGACTCGAGTACACACATACATGCAATAATGGACTAGCCCAACAATTTTTGAGCtatcaaaaaattttaaagcCCACTTTTTAGATGGAAAATAAGATTAGCCCAATAATAAGAAGACCAGTAAAACCTGGGCCAGCAATTATACATCGAGTCTCTGAAGGAGGAACTGGGCTAAGCGGGCAGAGTAATGTTGCGCTATTAATTATGTAAATTGAAGACTTTTCAACTCGAGTCTCAGTCTTCAAATATGTATAGAAGTTTaacaaattgtaaaatcacatattctgaGCTTGCTCCTCTACAGTTAAGGCATACCGGAAAGTAATTATAGAatatgtcaattaatttcagaTGCAGGGGAAAAGGGTAGAGATTAGTTTATGCAAAAACTAAAAGACTTAGTAGAAGAGACCTGATAAACCTAAGAAAGTCCCAAAGGATGCCATGCCAATTAAAACTGTTCCCAATTGCACGAAGCGTAGAGCCTAGGCCCCGTTTGGTAACGTTTTAAGtggttgttttcattttcagagaACAAAAATGAGACAAAAATACGTTCGGTggcccaaaaacagaaaacattgAGAATGTTTTCTTCATGTGTACttgtagaaaacaaaaaaaaattgttttcattctcatgGGAAACGTTTTCCTAAAAATAACTCacacattatttttttcaaattgtacTACCAGacatgtttttattgtttttgttttctgaatatgttttctaattaatctaCAAGACGCATTTTCATTtcctgaaaatgcaaatttgttATCTTATTTTCATTCTCTGAAAATATTCTAAGAAAACATTCTCCGAAAACGTTACCGAACGCAATGGAGCAGATTTGGCTTGTTTTCCCGTTCGATAACGTTTTCGGagaatgtttttctttgaatattttcagaatgttttctaattaatctacaaatttgcattttcatgACATGAAAATGCGTCGGGtagattaattagaaaacatcttcagaaaacaaaaacaatgaaaatgtgTCTGGTAGTACAATTTGAAATAGTAATATGTgagttatttttatgaaaacatttcccatgagaatgaaaacaacTTTTTTATGTTCTCTAAAAGTACACATgaacttgtttttattttatgaaaacattctcagtgttttctgtttttgggccACCGAACGTGTTTTTGCCTCATTTTTGTTctctaaaaatgaaaataacccTTTAAAACATTACCGAACGGGCATAGGTTCCAATTGGATTCCTTTTGTATTCTGTTTCAGTCTCTTTCTTATGTATTTGTTTACTAAAAATCACCTTTCATagcaaataaaagaagaaaaatataagggAAGGAGGTGTATGTTTGTTGTGGTCACAACGCAGAAAATTCCTAAAGGCCGGCGTACAAGCAAAGGCAAGACAAGAGGCATGAAAACTAcctttttttcacaaaatacaGAACCCAATTAGTCCAATCTCTTATTATGTTCGAGTAGCAGAGAGGgtatgatgaggatgaagTTCATGATGTTGGGGGGGTGCAGACAGCAACGTGCAGCTTACTTGGCTTAGCTGCTTGTTATAGTCAGCCTCAGAAACACGCACGCACATAAATTAGCGGTTTCCTTTTGCCTTTTGCTGTTTCACTTTCTTTCTCGTTTCTTCTGCTGCCATGTCGTTATTATTGAATCGATGGTGTCGGGGATGGAGCAACTGGGGTTGATTGATTGGAAGTAGCATTGGTGGTGGATACGACGTCGCCCGAGCCCAGTTTAACGACTCTTTTATAAGCACGACGATGACGACGgaagagatgatgatgatgacaagTTCAAGCAACTTGTTTGAGAACAGCAGCAGTTATGGCATGCCCCTGCCCTTGTCATCcatcgaagaagaagaagaagaagaagaagaagaggagtcTACAATCTCTGtctctgatgatgatgatgatgatgcagAAAGTCTTTTCTCCATTGATTTTAATATGAATCATAATAATATGCATAATAGTTAtaagaaggaggaggaggatgacaGGGAAGTTTgttattatcattattatgTAGCAGTGGGGAGGAAGAGCGAGTCTAGCATGGATGCCCTTCTCTGGACGGTTAACCACGCAGCTACTCCTCAATCATCATCCACTTCACTAGTCAATGTAGTCATCGTCCATGTCTTTCCCCCTCTTCAATTCATTCCTTCTCCATGTAAGttccttcaatttattcatattctctctctctctctgtcttaaACTCTCTGCCTATGCTGGTCTAGCCTAGTGAAGTCAAATGAGGAAGCGTGTCATACAATGAACGTGCACTCACTGTATGGTCTAGGTCATAAATGTCACCTTCAATCCCATATATTCATTAGTTTACTGtaaaatttccattttttccttttgtttttaattagttCCATAGAAATTTCAAAGCTGAAAATGATACCAGGGTTGACATATATAGATATGTGTACATATCTTATTCTTATCTAAGCGTAAATGACACGAGTTGAGTTGAATCCTTCAAAGTCTTACAGTACCCTTGTTTTATAATTAAAGTCTAGCTGTATGATTATATCCCAGCTTGGGATATGCATAtggatatatattatttataataagcCAGAACTTTTAGATACCTAGATTAAGTACTGATCTCAAACGTTATAACAAGCTAACATCATTATTTGTGTAACACAGTAGGAATGCTTCCAAAAAGTAAAGTGAGCCCAAAGATGGTGGACAAGTACATGGTCCAAGAAAGAGACAGAAGGAGAAAGCTCCTTGAGAAATACGTTGATGCCTGTTCAGCTGCCAAGGTACACCAGATTTCAATGTTTCAGGCCCTCCATGCTGCTATTTACAAGTTGATTAACTTTTACAACAATGGAACAGGTCAAGGTGGATGTTATGCTTATTGAGAGTGATACGGTTTCCAAGGCTATCCTAGACCTAATTCCAACTCAAAACATCAAAACTCTTGTTGTTGGAACCACCAATTCCAGTATGAGGTACAATCACTTCGCTTGTATATGCCACTACTAGAACTCTGTTTCAGGAAGTTTCACATTTCCAAGTTAAAAGCACAACTAATTTGTTACGGTTTTGTGTAATTAAGGAAATTGAGGTCTAAGAAAGGAAGTGGGATTGCTAGTCAGATTCTACGAAATGCACCTGAAACAAGCTGCGAAATTCGGATCATATGCAAGGGCAAGGAAGTGATGGATCAGGATCACACGATTACAGGGTCAATTTCCTCACGTAGCAGCAATGCGAATTCCTTGTCTacgcaagaggaagatgataaTCAAGAACTACCAATCTCACCAGATTATAATAAGCAAGGGCTGCATTACACGCTTCCTGCAGTGAAATCTCCATCAGCAATTCCGGACACTACTACTTCTGCTCCACTTCTGTCTTTAAATGGATACAAGGCAATGTGGAGGGgaaaactaaaaccaaaaaaacagcTTGATTTTGCTGTGTAATGTAacgtttttaaaatttatagattggcatgtatatatatatatataacagtGTATACTACACATTAAATCGACATGGCACACGTATTCTTGTTCTTATGTATAAAATGTATACACGTCCACTCTACTATATTGGCACTTAAATTATATGTTGGATACATTATGATGCTTCTTCTAGTTTTATACCTATATACTTCCACAGATTATAGCAGCTCAGCCTACAATTCCACTTTTGGCATATTTTTCGATCTGACTAATGTCGAGGCTTTTATCCATTCCATTTGCTATGATAAATCTGCACAGAACCAGCCAACTTGATCAATGAATCATTTAAGAACattattactatttattactgTTGTATGAATTTGGATACATGGGACTTACTTATCTAGAAGAACTCTTGTCATCGTTTGGCAGCAGCCAGGCACAGAGGATTGCATGTTTACTGCAATATTTGGGTTGTGAATGCTCTGCCGGATGTGTACCCAACCATGTTGTCCATGTTCCTCATCTGATACTTTTGCTCTGAGATGTTCaagttttaattataattaagcttaagaaatatatatgatCCAAATTTAAATCCATCAATTGTCAAATTTAACTCTTGTTTTATATAGCACCTGTACATGTGAGCGTCAACGGCAGCAGCTGAGGTGTCATTTGAGTCTACAAGGCAGCCTTCACTGACCCAACAATCTCCACATGAATCTAATTCCCACCCTTCAAGTCTCCCCTCCTACAAGTCAATGTATGTTTCGTTATAATCAACCAAAATCAGCACTACTAATTTATCTCCAGTAGAAGCTGGCTTGTACATGCAAGTACCTCAACGTACTCTCGGAACGTTTCAATGGCCTCAAtcgctttttcttttgcatatctTGGCTCAGAGACCACATTTATCCTTAGCTCTATGGACTCTGCTGGTTCTTCAAGGTCTTTGATGATATTACCAACCCCTTCATCCGATCCTGCAAGCTTCATGCGTACCATCTCAATGATGATCTTTACCACCATGTAAGCCCCTATAAAATGAAACAACCATTTATGCACGCACATAATTAAAATTCTAATTGaacaaagcaaagcaaaaacaTAACATGCAGAAACCATAATGCTAACCATCATCTAGGAAATGGTTCTCTTTAAGAGCACCGTGTCCAGATGTTTCCATCATGAGATGAGTTTCAATGCCCTCCTTGTTAAGCTGGACTCCCTTATCAATAACATTTCGGTAACCAACCCGATATAAGCAATGGTTCCCCCCTCTATTGGTGATGAACCTTGTAAGTGCCATACTTGTACGAGCATCGGTCACTATGGTTGTTCCAGGGTGTTCCCTTAATACAATAGCAGAAATTAGAGCAATGAGCTTGTCACCATTAATGGGGTTGCCTTTGTTATCTACAACACCACTGCGGTCCACATCAGTGTCAAACACAATACCAAGATCAGCAGAGTTTTCTAGCACTGCAGCTCTGGTTACTGCCATGGCAGTTTTGTCCTCTGGATTGGGAATGTGGTTGGGAAACATCCCATCTGGTTTAAGGTGTAGAGAGCCAAAGGTGTCTGCCCCAAGCTTGTCTAAGACATCCCATGTGAAGAAACCTCCTGATCCATTACCTGCATTCACTATTATCTGCATTAAGGAGCAATTAGTGATATGTCAAAGGCATACTGTTCTGAATTTGAATAAAGACCTCAAATATATGACATTTTGTTGGACTAAGAAGGCCAATTAAGTTTGGAAACCTGAAATCCTTGGAGTGGAGTTTCATAATGCAATGGATGGTTAACTCTCTCCTTGATAATGTCTCGGAGGTGCTTTGCATAAGTGCTCATGAAATCAACTCTTGATAGAGGAATATTAAGcaatattgaaactttggtGAGCCTATTGGCATACTTCCGGGCAGCTTTATCGCATATGTCTTCCACATCCGGGGAACTTAGTCCTCCTTTCTTGGTAAAAAATTTGAGACCATTTCGGGTGTAGGGCAAGTGAGATGCGGTCATCTGCATCGCAACATTCAAACCATCAAATGATGAACTCACTTTATAACATCTAATGTTAGATGCCCTTCATAATCTTctggatattgacttaataAAAATGTGATTTCAAGTACATATGTGATATTAAGGCCAATATAGATGTTGCTCTGTATGTGCTACCATGATTGAAGCGTCATATGcaaatgaaggaaaaattGTAC
This window encodes:
- the LOC18792734 gene encoding U-box domain-containing protein 36 encodes the protein MTTEEMMMMTSSSNLFENSSSYGMPLPLSSIEEEEEEEEEEESTISVSDDDDDDAESLFSIDFNMNHNNMHNSYKKEEEDDREVCYYHYYVAVGRKSESSMDALLWTVNHAATPQSSSTSLVNVVIVHVFPPLQFIPSPLGMLPKSKVSPKMVDKYMVQERDRRRKLLEKYVDACSAAKVKVDVMLIESDTVSKAILDLIPTQNIKTLVVGTTNSSMRKLRSKKGSGIASQILRNAPETSCEIRIICKGKEVMDQDHTITGSISSRSSNANSLSTQEEDDNQELPISPDYNKQGLHYTLPAVKSPSAIPDTTTSAPLLSLNGYKAMWRGKLKPKKQLDFAV
- the LOC18792565 gene encoding uncharacterized protein LOC18792565 yields the protein MASTSTSSISLQTNAQKPCFPSKSAPRISHTNLSFPCSLPLSTKFVCVKSSSTAKYYNEVVVDEEMDRIRRLQNGSDVRGVALEGEKGRTVDLTPPAVEAIAESFGEWVINGLEKERGHPVENVGVSLGRDPRISGASLSVAVFSGLARAGCLVFDMGLATTPACFMSTIFPSFAYDASIMMTASHLPYTRNGLKFFTKKGGLSSPDVEDICDKAARKYANRLTKVSILLNIPLSRVDFMSTYAKHLRDIIKERVNHPLHYETPLQGFQIIVNAGNGSGGFFTWDVLDKLGADTFGSLHLKPDGMFPNHIPNPEDKTAMAVTRAAVLENSADLGIVFDTDVDRSGVVDNKGNPINGDKLIALISAIVLREHPGTTIVTDARTSMALTRFITNRGGNHCLYRVGYRNVIDKGVQLNKEGIETHLMMETSGHGALKENHFLDDGAYMVVKIIIEMVRMKLAGSDEGVGNIIKDLEEPAESIELRINVVSEPRYAKEKAIEAIETFREYVEEGRLEGWELDSCGDCWVSEGCLVDSNDTSAAAVDAHMYRAKVSDEEHGQHGWVHIRQSIHNPNIAVNMQSSVPGCCQTMTRVLLDKFIIANGMDKSLDISQIEKYAKSGIVG
- the LOC18793039 gene encoding MLP-like protein 28, whose translation is MSSNHGKVETDVEIKAPATKIHEVLTHRPHHISNISPNNIQGCDLLEGEWGTVGSVVYWNYFHDGKAKVSKQLIEAIDAEKNLITFKVIEGDLLEHYKSFKMTFHATPKAHGQGSIVHWTMEYEKHHGDIEDPHTLLQFAVDVSKDVDAHLTSAQA